In Chanodichthys erythropterus isolate Z2021 chromosome 18, ASM2448905v1, whole genome shotgun sequence, the following are encoded in one genomic region:
- the ero1a gene encoding LOW QUALITY PROTEIN: ERO1-like protein alpha (The sequence of the model RefSeq protein was modified relative to this genomic sequence to represent the inferred CDS: deleted 2 bases in 1 codon; substituted 1 base at 1 genomic stop codon) — protein MPNSMKSFILLSLLLSSVHVTTAGSAAHRCFCQVTGTLDDCACDVETIDSFNNKEIFPKLQKLLSSDYFRFYKVNLNNPCPFWTDHSQCGLKYCAVKPCTPGEVPEGLKSSSYKYSEEASEDLEKCEKVEKLGAVNGSLSDETLQALQEWKKHDDESERFCMLDDEDSPESQYVDLLLNPERFTGYKGPEAWRIWNSIYEENCFKPYSVKRPLNPLASNSGDDGQGFYRWLEGLCVEKRAFFRLISGLHSSINIHLSARYLLDENWFEMKWGHNVSEFQLRFDEELTEGEGPKRLRNLYFLYLIELRALTKILPYFERSTFNLYTGQPTQDNENKKLLLELLHVAKSFPLHFDETALFAGNKKEAMKLKEDFKLTFKNISRIMDCVECFKCRLWGKLQTQGLGTALKILFSERQIEAMPNKQHQSIISAEPAGNCVFVQCFWKDLHKCXRVEELSVAVVKAQTVTVKVENLMSIIT, from the exons ATGCCGAACTCAATGAAGTCCTTCATTCTGCTGTCGCTTTTACTCTCTAGCGTCCACGTGACGACCGCAGGATCCGCTGCTCACAGGTGTTTCTGTCAG GTCACTGGGACTCTTGATGATTGTGCTTGTGATGTTGAGACCATCGACAGTTTCAACAACAAGGAAATCTTCCCCAAACTACAGAAACTACTATCATCTGATTATTTCCGGTTTTACAAG GTCAATCTGAACAACCCCTGCCCGTTCTGGACAGACCACAGCCAGTGTGGACTCAAATACTGTGCTGTGAAACCGTGCACACCG GGTGAAGTACCAGAGGGCCTGAAATCCAGCAGTTATAAG TATTCAGAAGAAGCTAGTGAGGATCTAGAGAAATGTGAGAAGGTAGAGAAACTTGGAGCCGTCAACGGTTCTCTGAG TGATGAGACACTTCAGGCGCTTCAAGAGTGGAAGAAACacgatgatgaatcagaacgtTTCTGCATGTTGGATG atgAGGACTCACCTGAATCACAGTATGTCGATCTCCTGCTGAACCCGGAGCGTTTCACCGGCTATAAAGGACCAGAAGCCTGGCGGATCTGGAACAGCATATATGAGGAGAACTGCTTCAA ACCGTATTCAGTTAAGCGACCGCTGAATCCTTTGGCGTCTAACAgtg GAGATGATG GGCAGGGTTTCTATCGCTGGCTGGAGG GATTGTGTGTGGAGAAACGAGCTTTCTTCAGGCTGATCTCAGGACTGCATTCCAGTATAAACATTCACCTGAGTGCCAGATATCTACTAGATG AAAACTGGTTCGAAATGAAGTGGGGTCACAATGTGTCCGAGTTCCAGCTAAGGTTTGACGAGGAGCTGACAGAAGGGGAGGGGCCAAAGAGGCTACGCAACCTCTACTTCCTGTACCTGATTGAGCTCCGTGCTCTGACCAAAATTCTACCGTATTTTGAACGTTCCACCTTCAATTTGTACACCGGCCAGCCAACACAAGACAACGAGAACAAGAAACTGCTTTTAGAGCTCCTCCATGTGGCCAA ATCCTTTCCATTGCATTTTGATGAGACTGCTCTATTTGCTGGAAATAAGAAGGAAGCCATGAAACTAAAG GAAGACTTTAAGCTCACCTTTAAGAACATCTCACGTATCATGGATTGTGTTGAATGCTTTAAATGCAGACTTTGGGGCAAATTGCAG ACCCAGGGCCTGGGAACTGCACTGAAAATCCTGTTCTCAGAAAGGCAAATAGAGGCCATGCCCAAC AAGCAACACCAATCCATCATTTCAGCTGAGCCGGCAGGAAATTGTGTCTTTGTTCAATGCTTTTGGAAG gaTCTCCACAAGTGTTAGAGAGTTGAAGAACTTTCGGTCGCTGTTGTCAAAGCTCAAACAGTGACTGTAAAAGTCGAGAACTTGATGTCTATAATCACATGA